The region CGCACCATTTCCATCCCGCATACCtcattttcaaacttttaaaaGGATATAAGCTTTCCTCGAGATTATCTCGTGGGgaaaaaacacaagaagaagaagatgattttaACTTATCTCCGTCTGCGTGCCGGAAATATGAGTATGCCAAGCAACCAAACTATCGTCTAACTTGGCTTTTATTTATCGGTAACGATAAAGAAGATGAAGGACAATTCCAtgcacctaaaaaaaatatttacatccaatataaaatttgattttttatctacAAGCTTAGCTCGAACccaatcaagttttaaattttatatcaatttaaatcaattcaagttaatatccattaaattcatataaaactATCATCCATGATCATACCAAGAGTTCTTCCAGAAATCTACTTGTTACTAGCACTTTCTCACAGGAAATTCCTCCGCCTTTCATTCCGAAATTAAAGACTCCTACGTTTTGGATGTGTATGAATTCAACATGTACTAATCCTGtatatcaaaaaaagaaaaagtagaaCACAATggaagttaaaaagaaaaataaagtttaatttttatttttcttttttaatgacatactgtatttcaaaggttttttttttttttggatatctTTTAGTTCAAATGTCGTgaattttgatggaaagattAAACTTTTTGaacaaataactaaaaaattcagTTATTTAGTGATCAGTAACTAGTAAAtacaaattatttgtttttttttaaataactcttTATTCCACTTTGTTTTAAGAGAATCTAGAGTCATGGATCTTGATGGATTAGTTAAACTTTCAGaacaaaacattgaaaatatcAGTTATTGAGTGACAGTAactaataaatacaaattatttgattttttaaaaataacctttttatccactttatttttatgaaaatctaaccacatttttcatattttcttaaaatagaaTATATTGTGTTGCTATAAAATCTATTCATgctgttttttattaatatttgttttaaaattgaataacaattatttttttcattataataataacaactatTTTAAAGTGAAAATGAATAATACAGTaaggttgtggttgcttttcaaataactttttatgctgaaatgcatgttaataatatttttttatttttaaaaaattatttttgatatcagcactttataacgattcaaaacatacaaattatattaaattttaataaaaaattaaattatttaaaaacataattttcaccATATTTCCAAACATACTATAAATCTTGCcgttataaaaatagaaaagcgGGTGCCTAAAGAAAAGGATATATAAAATCGCATCCAACCAAATTCAATCTATAGTTAACTACCCATTAATATATGAACTTCAATTTTTAACCGTTAACCAAACACAGGCTAAAGCATCAAAAACTTGGTTTTCCAATCGACGGCCCCACGCCATGACGCCGGAAATCAGCTCCGACCACATTCCCATTCAGCACCTAAGTTTTTTACGATCTTTTTAGAGGAAGAAACGAGAAAGACCTGCATGGGCTAGATAAAAGAGGCCCATCTACTCCCATCTGTGTTATTTATAAATGGTTTGCTCACAGATTTCATCGAGGGTAATCCAAAAATGTCTCCTTTCGGTTTATACTGGATTCATGACCCAAAGTTTAGAAAACCTTCTTGATATTATTGGGCCGAGACccatctaataaaaatattaaaaatgtgtGCCTGTACAGTCCACGTTGCCTGTAATAATCGTCCCTCCTCTTTTtcaaacatgagaaaaaaacattgaattggATGTTTCTCTTTCAATTATGGTCTgcttatatttaaatttaattacaatagCAATTTAAAGCAGGTACCAGCTAGAgatctttatttcttttatttttttaaaaaatcttccgTTCCTTAATTTAGTTAGTTTCGTATATAGTTAATAGTTTAATCTTCAttcatatccttttttttccacttgAATTCTGGCCTCTGATATTGAAATATCCGATTCTGCCCtgagaaaacaaatgaaatacaTCCTTACCGCCCAGAACTTCGCAGAAGACACTAGAAGCTTGGAGACAATTGCACTTTATGCCATACCAATCCCGCATCTGATCTTAATTGAACCTGTTACTAGAGCACACGTCGTTTTCAGGTGCGTATTTGTTGATGtttatcatagttattaaatcagGACTAGTCCGGCAGGTTGACCTGGTGGCTGGACTGGTTCGGGTTAAAAGAAAGATCAGTAAACACAAAAAACCGGTAAGACTCGGTTGATCCATGACTCAGGCAACTTGGGCAAACTCGGACGAGAGCCGGTGTTTGTAAAGTATAAACTGTCATTTGCGAAATCAAAACTCGATTTATGTACATCAATCAACATAACATTTAAATCCCTCAAAAATTAACAGATCCGAGTCAAACTCGagaacaaaacatataaaacttaaataacgAGCTCTGCAAGTTACTACTGACTCAGGAAAAGAACGAGAGAGAGTAGAAGGAGGGAAATGAAGGCGAGGAGGGGAAGAGCGGTTTTTTCCCTTTTAGATAGAGAGAGAGCCCGGGGGGGAGTGAAGATTGAAGAAACAATAATTATCTAAACTACGtacatggtttttattttaattcattaaaataattattttagttttttattcaaaaaaattacaaatacataaagtttattttacagcttataataataaaatataaactaaatcataatagttttttcacactttcaatgtaaaaaaattatattttttaaatatgaaataaaatttttttgatttaaatacttcaacttaaaagaataacataatatcttttcaatatatgGTTTGAAGCCCTTGCATaaatatactctatattcataagaaaataattatgtttttttgatatgggatataaattttttttgatttaaatactttaatttaaaatcataatataagatcttttcaatgtgtaataaaaaaactttttaaaatatttttttaaactttattatttataatatatataacatatattcatattgatttttttttaattttttcatatgaaatatgaaatatttatttgttttaatttctcttggTTGATCCGGGTTGATCCATAAAACCCGTGGCCCGATCTCTTAACCGGGTCAATCTCTGGACaaggtttgataactatgagtgttataaaaattcttaattttttttattagataaatgataatgttaaaaaataaaaaatattattttaatatatttttaataaaaaaaatattttgaaaaagaaacttatgcaatacaaacagcTGTAAAAACCACTTATCTTAAATAGTGGACCCTACGGGAAACTAAATTTGCCCTTAATCAATTGGTGAAGGCACAAAGACTTTTCTAGAACAAAGACTGTATCCTTCGTACACTTCATGCTCATACCCAAAAATGTCCCTCAGTGCAGTGGGCTATCTGGCCCATTCCAGAATGCACATTGCTTGCACATCAAAATCCCTTGCCAGTTCCAGAAAGATCGCTACTCTCCATCTTCCCTTGTCTTGAAGCCTCTCGAACCTGCCACTTAAAATGGATGCTTACCCAAAaaacaccttttcttttcctataaatGGCTTTCCCATCCATCAATTCAtatcaagaacaagaacaagaaacaCAAACAATCAGCTCTAATTCTACAATCTAATTCTACAACAAGCTAGCTTTTACGTTGCAAGCCTTGTTTTCCCTTTCTTCTCAAATACCTCaacaagaaaccaagaaaatgtCTCTCGTCCCAAGCTCCCTCTTTGGTGGCCGAAGAACCAACGTCTTTGATCCTTTCTCTCTTGACATCTGGGACCCTTTCCAGGACTTTCCCTTCACAAGCACGGCCCTATCAGCCCCACGTTCAGAGGTCGCCAAAGAAACATCAGCATTTGCCAGCACGCGCATAGACTGGAAGGAGACCCCAGAGGCTCATGTTTTCAAGGCAGATCTTCCAGGGCTGAAAAAAGAGGAAGTGAAAGTGGAGATAGAGGAAGGTAAGGTTTTACAAATAAGTGGAGAGAGAAgcaaagagaaggaagagaaaaatgacAAGTGGCATAGAGTTGAGAGATCGAGTGGTAAGTTCTTGAGGAGGTTCAGATTGCCTGAGAATGCTAAAGCTGATCAGGTGAAGGCTAGTATGGAAAACGGGGTCTTGACAGTGACTGTGCCTAAAGAGGAAGTCAAGAAGCCTGATGTCAAGTCCATTGAGATCTCCGGCTGAGATTCTACAGAGCATCAAGGAACCTTTTGTGGAGTGTTGTAGTGAGTCATGGATAATTCAAATAAACACATAGAATTGTGTGTGAGACTCGCGGAATGGGATAATGTAATGTGTTTGTGTGCTTTGTTTCTTGTGTGCTActgagtttcttttttaataaaattgtgttttgttgtttttgtttcttggaTAGAAGATGCGCATTTCAATACAAGTCGAGAGTCCTGCATTAGCTAACCAATCTGCACTGCGATTTCTATCCCAATAGGTATGGGAAACTCGGGCCTCCATAACTTTCTGAAGCAAAAGATTAAGCTCTTTAAAATAAATGCGGTTCCCAACcagagaagaggaggaagcTTTGACGGCATTAATCAGAACAGCCAAGTCCATCTCTAGACAAGAAAGAAATCGAAGTTGACGCGCTAATCTATAAACAGCCTGCCAGatttctaaattaaatgaaGAACACTCCCAAATTCGCAATAAAACCATGCAGCCATTGTCCATTTCCATCACGAATGAGATCTCCTGCACAAGCTAAACCTGGACAAGACTAGCTCCATTTGTAATTCACTCGCACCCACGGTTTAGCCAAGCTAATAAGGATCTCCCTTTTCAGCCCATTGTTGCTAGCAAAATTATCACTA is a window of Populus nigra chromosome 10, ddPopNigr1.1, whole genome shotgun sequence DNA encoding:
- the LOC133704902 gene encoding 18.1 kDa class I heat shock protein-like, with translation MSLVPSSLFGGRRTNVFDPFSLDIWDPFQDFPFTSTALSAPRSEVAKETSAFASTRIDWKETPEAHVFKADLPGLKKEEVKVEIEEGKVLQISGERSKEKEEKNDKWHRVERSSGKFLRRFRLPENAKADQVKASMENGVLTVTVPKEEVKKPDVKSIEISG